CTGACGGATCTCGACGGCGACGAGGCCGACGAGCGTTTCCGTTCGTCCGCCCCGGTCGTCGCGGAGCGCCGTCGGCAGAACGCCTTTACCGCTCACCGTGTCAACCACGTACGATGGGTGACACGATCGGAGACGAACTCCGGGACCGGGGACGGGGCATCGCCGGCGCGCTCCTCGTGTCGGGCTGTCGTTCCTCTACACGATGGAGACGTGGTGGCTCGCGTGGGAACTCCCCGTCGTCTACCTGCTGGCGTACGCGCTCGTCGGGCTGGTCTCGGTCACCGTCGAGGCGAATTGCACGCCGCCGCCGACGGAGCTGACCTTCCAGCACGTCTCCACGGACAGCCGGCGGGTCGGGAGGAGCGTCTGTCCGCCGGGGACGACCGACCCCGGGGTGTCGGTTTCGAGCTGGGCCAGGCGGTGACGCGGGCGGGTCGAGGCAGGACGGATCGGTGCGGACTGTCGTCCCATCCGTTCTGTTACAGGGATATCTCTGTAACGACGTTGTTTCCGTACCGGTCGTGAACTCCGATCAAAGGGAGTGTCACGCGCTGACGACCGTCCGCGATCTCGGGGGATCGGACGACGCTTCGACCGAGCATTGAGGGTGACGCACGCCGTACGGGCGAGCATGAAGGCGATCACCGTCGGCGGGGAGTCGATCGAGTGCGCCGCGATCGAGGAGACCGAGCACGGCGTCCGCCTGTACGACGGGGCGGACGAACTGGTCGGGTACGTCCCCTACGGCAGTCTCCGGTGCGTGCGGCGGTGGCGGCACCCGGTCTCCTCGAGCAGCATCGAGAGCGTCGGGTACGACGACGACGCGCTGGCGCTCGAGGTCGAGTTCGAGGGGGGCCGGATCTACCGCTATCTCGACGTGCCGAGGGCGGTCTACGAGGGGCTGTCGAGCGCCAGCTCGAAGGGTCGGTACTTCCACGACAACGTCCGCGGGACGTACCACTACCTGCGGATCGCGTAGGCCGCGATCGGAGCCCGATCGGCGGGTTGAGACGATCGGGCCGACAGGACGTGAACGGCGATCGTCACGACCCGCTCGAACCCCCCGACTCCCCCGACTCTCGCTCCGCCCGCTCCTCCCGGTACTCGTCGAGCAGTGTCGCCGCGGTTCGGACGTGTCGGCTCGTCTCCCCGTCGGCGCGTTCGCTGAGGCCGGCGAGCTTCTCCTCGAGTTCGGCGAGGCGGTCCGGGTGCGGCGGTTCGTCCGTCGTCTTGTCGCCGTCGACGAGTTCCATCAGCCCCTCGTCGATCGAGCGCAACTGCTCTCTGATCTCCCTGTCCTCGTCCGCGGCGTCGCTGGCGCGCTGTAGCTCCTCGCGGATGCGGGTCGGTCGATCGGACATGTCGGGCGGTACGGGCGACGCGCGGAATACGCTGTCGGCCGTCTCTCTCGGAGAGAGTCATCGCGCGCGACGGTGACTGCTTCCGCGGCGTCCGGCTGACGGTACCGGTCCGACGCACCGGGGGTCGAGCGATCCGGGCCGCTCGATCACTCGAAGCCGGGCGGTCGCCCCTCGAGCGCCGTCTCGATCAGGGTCTGGTGGCCGCGGCGGAACCGCTCGGAGAGCGCCTGGTGGGTGATGCCGAGTTCGTCGGCGAGTTCCTCCATCGTCGTGCGCCGGGGGATCTCGAAGTAGCCCTTCTCGACCGCCGTCATCAGCGTCACGTACTGCTCCTCGGTAAGTTCCCCCGGGCTCGCGGACTCCGCGTCCAGTTCCGTGATGCGCGTCACGTCGATCGAGAAGTCGTGCTCCCAGGCGTTGTCGACGATCCGCGAGAGGGTGCTCCGATCGAGCACCAGCAACTGGACGACCCACTTGCGGTTCCGCCCCTTGATCGACAGGATCATCGCGTCGCCCTCGAAGAGGATCTCCCTGAGGACGCACAGGCGGACGCTCCCCCACTCGACCTCGTAGAGCCAGCTCTCGCCTCGCTGCGAGACGGCGGTGAACGTCTCCACGCTCGGATCGAGGTCGAACGCCGCCTCGACCTCCTCCCGACTCGGTCCCCACACCCGAACGAACGACATCGCCGCCCCGGGTTCGGCCGCCACGACTTGCGCCATCTCGAACCGGAAGTCCGAGATCGCTTCGAACGTTCGCTCGAGTGCCAGGTCTCCTGCCGGTATGCGGAATGTGGCGATGCTCATTGGAACCTCTTCGGGGAGGACGACCGCCATCGATATATAAGTTTTTCCCTTTCGATGTGAATTTATTCCGTCGTTCTCGCGGAACTACCGTTCACCGGCGTTCGCGCCGAAC
The window above is part of the Halomarina pelagica genome. Proteins encoded here:
- a CDS encoding KTSC domain-containing protein codes for the protein MTHAVRASMKAITVGGESIECAAIEETEHGVRLYDGADELVGYVPYGSLRCVRRWRHPVSSSSIESVGYDDDALALEVEFEGGRIYRYLDVPRAVYEGLSSASSKGRYFHDNVRGTYHYLRIA
- a CDS encoding DUF7553 family protein, which encodes MSDRPTRIREELQRASDAADEDREIREQLRSIDEGLMELVDGDKTTDEPPHPDRLAELEEKLAGLSERADGETSRHVRTAATLLDEYREERAERESGESGGSSGS
- a CDS encoding helix-turn-helix domain-containing protein, with translation MSIATFRIPAGDLALERTFEAISDFRFEMAQVVAAEPGAAMSFVRVWGPSREEVEAAFDLDPSVETFTAVSQRGESWLYEVEWGSVRLCVLREILFEGDAMILSIKGRNRKWVVQLLVLDRSTLSRIVDNAWEHDFSIDVTRITELDAESASPGELTEEQYVTLMTAVEKGYFEIPRRTTMEELADELGITHQALSERFRRGHQTLIETALEGRPPGFE